In the Vogesella sp. XCS3 genome, CGTGGTGAGCGGCGCACTGGCAGCCTGCTGCGGCATGGCGGCGGGCTCGGCGCTGGCGGGGGTGCCGACGGCCTGGCGCAGGCGAACGCCCTGCCAGACTGGCGGGGCTGCCGGTACTGCTACGGGTTGGCGCAGCTGTTGCCAGCGCGTGCCCGGCGGTGTGCTGGCGCTGCCGGGCTCGGCCACGGGTGCTGCTGCCGGTGTGGGCGCGTCTGTGGGCTCATCGCTGGCTGCCGCGGCGTCGCAGACCTCGTCGGGCAGGGCAAACTCGTCGTCCAGCACGAAGTCGTCTTGCTGCGGGTACGCGGTGGCACTGTCGGGCGGGGTATAGGCATCGGTGTCGCTGCTGGCCGGCTCGAACACGGGCTCGACAGGCGCCTGCGGCGGCAGGGGGATGCCGGCGGCGCGGGCTTCTGCCGCGTGGCTGGCGCCGCGCCAGTCGGCCTGGATCTCGGCAGGCGCAGTGCTGGCTGGCCGTGGTGCCTGGGCCTCGGCTTTGCTAAAGCTGGATTGCGGGCCAAACAGCGCGGCAGCGGCGCGTTCGCGTTCTTGCTGGGCCAGCGGTGATGGCGGCAGCGGTGTGGACGCGCTGGCTTTTTTCATCACCGGGGTGGGCTGCAGGATCACGGGCGGCAGCGGTGCGGGCTTGGCCGGCTGGCGGCCGCTATGCAGCTGTTGCACGTTGGCGCGCACTTCGCGCGGGTCGATCAGCGGCAGGTCGCGTGGCTGGGGGATGGGCTTGCCGTCGTAGGCGGCGATCTTTTCGCGGCGGGTCAGGTCGCGGCGCAGGTTGCGCTGCACGTCGTCCAGACCGATGACCGGCAGCTTGGCCGTGGCGGCTTTGTTACCGGCGGGCGCGGCCTTGGGCTTGCGCTGGTAGCGTGGCAGCTCGCGCGGCAGCTTGTCGATAATTTCGGCGGGTGCGCTGGCGGGCGGGCGCGGTGGCGGTGCGGCCTCGGGGGTGATGCCAGGGTTGGCCGCAAGCGGTGGTGGCGCTAGCGGCGCACCCAGCGTGCGTCGCGGCGGCCGGGGCGTCATGGCTTCGGGGGGGCGTCGTGTGGCAAGGGGGCGTGGTGCCCGTGCGCGGCGCTATCGGCCGCGTCGTCTTCTTGCAGCACATGCTTGAGCTTGGTCAGCAGTTTGGAAAACTTCTCCATGGCATCACTCTTCCGCTTTAGCGGGTCTTGTTCCAGCCGGCGATGGCGTCTTTCTTGTTGTCGGCTTGCGGGCCGATGGCGCTGCAGGTGCCTTGCCCTGCGTAGCGGGTGCACTGTACCCAGAAGCGGCGCGAGCCTGCCTTGACCACTTCGGCCGGGGCGCCGCACTTGTTGCAGGGTTTCAGGCTGGTGGTATCGCTCATCATGGTATTCCGGCAGGGTTAATCACCGGATGATACCGCAATTGCGGTGGCCAGCCGCTGGCCCTAGTCCAGAAAGAATTCTACCGGCAGGGTGAGGCTCAGCTCGTCATGATACCGCAATTGCGGTGGCCAGCCGCTGGCCCTAGTCCAGAAAGAATTCTACCGGCAGGGTGAGGCTCAGCTCGTCCGGGCGCTCAGGCGGGATGCGCGGTAGCGGCGAGGCACGCTGGACAGTGGCCAGGGCGGCGGCGTCCAGGCTGGCGTGGCCGCTGCTCTGGCTGAGCTGTACCGCCAGTACCCGGCCATCGCGGCCAACCTTCAGCAGCAGGTAGGCCACGCCTTCCGTGCCCTGCGCGCGCGCGCCTGCCGGGTACTGGCGGTAGCGTTCCAGCCGCGCCATGACCTGGGCTTCCCAGCTACGGCTGTTACCGCCACTGGCCTGACCTGCCGGAAGCGAGGGGCTGGGCGGCGCGGCGGCCACGCTGTTGGTGGCGGCCGCAGCCGGTTTGGCCGCAGGGGCTTCGGGTGCCGGCGGGCTCGTGTCGCTGGTGGTGGCGGCATGGCGCGGGGCAAGCGCGATCGGGGTGGCGGCCGGGTTGTGTGTGTGCAGCAGCGGTGTGGCCGCAGTGCTGGCACGGCGCCGTGGCGTGCTGGCCTGGCTGGCGGTCGTGACCCGGCTGGCGCTGCGCGTGGCCACCGGTGTGGGCAAGCTGGTGAGTGTCATCAGGCCGGGCTGCGCCAGGGCCAGCTGCTGTGGTGGAGGCGCAGCGTGGTGTAACAGCAGGCCAATGAGCATGGCGTGCAGGGCTAGCGTACACAGTGCTGCCCCCTGCCCTGCGCGTAGCGGCCAAGCCCCTGGTGTGTGCCCCGGGTAGCCGGGCTGGCGTAGCAGCCAGCCTGCCACCATCAGCTGTAGCAGGGCTGCCAGCCATAGTAGCCAGCCGGGTGGCTGGCTGGCGGTGAGCGCCACAAAGCCCAGTGCCATGCCGGCACAGGCGAGTGCCTTGGCGTAGGGGGGAACCACGCGGTGCTGCTGCCACTGGCGTAGTGGCGGGCCCAGGCGCGGGTGTGCCAGCAGGCGAGCCGCCCACCGCGGCGAGCTGCGGCCAAAGCAGGTTAGCGCCAGCAGCAGGAACACCGTGGTGGGCATCAGCGGCAGCATGGCACCAATGCCGGCCAGTAGCAGCATCAGGCAGCCGGCGGCGTGCCAGGCCCAGCGTGCCGGCAGCGTCTGGCTTACGCGCATCCGTACACCTGGTCCAGGTGCTGGTTCATCAGGGTGAAGGCGGCTTTGGCGCCGGCGGTCACGCGCGCTTCGGCACTGGCATCCAGCGCCAGGGCATCCAGTGTTTGCGTGAAATCACGCCAGTGGCGGGCGCGGCCGTCTGGGTGGCCGCCCAGGTGGCGGGCGCCTTTTTCGTCGGACAGGCCGAGTGCCTGCGCCATTTTCAGCAGGATGGCGGCGCCCAGCTTGCTGCCTTCTACCACGTATAGCCAGCCCATGGCGGTGGCTACGTCCAGCTGCTTGTCGATGGGGGCGGTTGCGCTGCGGCCGGGTAGCGGGCAGCCCAGGTCGTCCAGGTCGGTGGCGATCAGCGCGTGGCGGCGGCGGCTGGCCAGGTCGGCAAACAGTGCCGCCAGGCCGGGGTTGTCGTACAGCGCGTCGGCGTCGCGCAGGAACAGGTATTGCGCCTGCAGGAACTGGCGGTAGTGGCTGTGGCTGGCAAAAGGGCGATACGTCATGATGCGCTGGTCCAGCGCGTCGTGGGTGGCGTGGGTGGCGGCTTTCAGGCGCTGGGTACGGCTGAGGGTTTGTTCGGTGATGGTCATGCTGCTTGCTTTCTGGTTTGGTGAGGGTTGGCCGCACGCGGCGGCCGGCAGTGTGGGTGGGCTATCGCTAGAAACGGGCGCTGATGGCGGCGCGGTAGGTGCGGCCAGGCCCCGGCATCAGGCTGAGGGTGAGCGGGTCGAGATAGAAGCGGTTGGTCACGTTGTCTACCGCCAGCTCCAGCTTGGTGTTGCGCGCCAGCTGGTAGCTGGCAAACAGGTCTACCAGCGTGAACGGCCGGGTCAGCACCTGGTTGGCGGTGCCGTTGTAGCTTTCCCAGTCGCGGCCGCTTGAAGCCTGCTCGGCGGTGGGGCCGCTGGTGTACAGCACGCGGGTGCCGGCGCTGAGGGTGTCGTTCAGCCAGCGCCCGCCCAGCGTCAGGTTGGCGCTGAGGCGTGGCGGCACGTGGTTGCGCACGTAGGCGGTGGAAAAACCGGTGGGCGAGCAGTTGCCCAGCGTTGCGTACGGGTAGACGGTGTGGAAGGTGCCGCTGTCTTCGTCGTACACGTCGTAATGCTTGGCGCGGAAGTAGTCGGCGGTCTGGCGGTCGCAGATTTCCACCTGGCGGTGGTAGGTGGCCGACAGTTCGCCGAAGAAGCCGCCGTTGTCGTAACCGGTTTGCAGCTCCAGGCCCTTGATCTGGTAGCGGTCCATATTGGCGATGGTGAAGTTCTGCATGCCCGGCAGGCCCTTGAACGGGCGGCGTGTCAGGTAGCCGTCGCTGCGGTTGTCGAAATAGGCCAGGCGCGCGCGCAGCTTGTCGCCGGGTTTGAGCCAGTCGTCGCGCAGCAGGCTGATGCCCACTTCGCGGTTCTTGCTGCGTTCCGGTGCCAGCGGGTTGAGGTAGGGCGCGGACGAGCCGAGGGTGGATTCCATCAGGCTGGGCATGCGCAGCCCTTCGCTGTAGCGGGCGTAGGCGCTGACGCCGCCGCCCAGCTGCAAGGTAACGCCGGCCATGGGCGCAAAGCCGCTGTCCTGGCGGCGGAACGGCGGGGCGTACTCGTAGCGGGTGGACAGGATGTCGCTGTATTCGTTGTCTTCGTCTACCTCCAGCCGGCTGGCCTGGGCCGGGTCGAAGCTGGCTGGCGTGTCGGTCCATTGGTGTAACTGGGTGCCGGCCTGCAGGCGCGGGTCGGTGGCGGCGCTGTACTCGCCGTTGGCGTCCGGCAGCCATTTCAGGTAGCCGATACGTTCTTCCGCATCGCCCTCGCCCTGGTAGACGTCGATGGTGCGGTAGCGCTGTTCGGTGTGGTGCGCGGTGGCCTGCACGTTGTGATCCTGGCTGGCAAAGCGGCTGTAGCGCCCGCCCAGCTCCAGGCTCAGCCAGTCGTTGGCCGCCCAGTCCAGCTTGAAGAAGGCGCTGTGTTCGTCGCGCTGGCCGCTGCGGATAGTGCGGTTGTGGTTGATGTCGTCCAGGTCCACCAGCATGCCCTTGCCGGGGCCGGTGCGCTCGCGTTGCAGCGACACGCCGTAGTCCAGCTTGAAGGCGCCGGCGGCGGTGCGCAGCAGGCTGCTGTTGCTGATGTCGGCGCCGCTACGGGTGGCGGCGGTCTTGACGCGGTAGCGGGCATCCAGCCAGGCGGGGTCGTTTTCGTTCCAGCTTGGCTGGGGCTTGCCTTGCTGCGGGTTGCGGAACACGTCGCCGTTCATGGCGTCGCTTTGCATGTCGGTGTGCCACACATTGGCTTTCAGCCGGATCAGCGGCTGCGCCGCCGGTGCCCACTGGTAGCGCGCGCTGTAGCTGTCCAGCAGTACGTGGCTGCCCGGCCACTGCATGATGTAGCCGCTGTCGTTGCGCAGGATCTGCGACGGCATGATCTCGCCGTAGTGGCTGTCGTAACGGCGCCAGGCCAGCTCCAGCGCGCTGTCGTCGTCGGGTCGCAGCGTGCCTTTGAGCAGCAGCGAATCGCTGCGGTTGGCGGTATTGGTGACCTCTTCGCCTGGCCGGTACACGGTGGTGACGCCGGCTTCTACTTCCGGGTTGGTGCCGCCGAAGTTCATCCAGTTGTTGTACACGCGCAGCTTGTTGTAGCCGTGCTTGCCGGCAAAGTAGTTGCCCTGCTCGCGGTGGGCGTAGGCGGCCACCAGCTCGTAGCTATCCTGGCGCGTGGCCAGCGCCACGCTGCCGGCGCCGGCGCGGCCATCCAGCCCCGGCGCGTGCTGGCGCGGCGGGGTTTTGATGCTGGCCTGCGGCGTGGCGGTGTTGCTTTGCAGGCTGCCGCGCAGCCGCACGCCGACGCGCTCGCCCGGCAGCAGCACGTCGGCGGCTTTCAGGGTATCCATCTGCACCAGGCCGCCAACAGCACCGGCACCCTGGGCCGACAGGCTGGGGCCTTTTTCGATGGTGACGCTACTGATCAGGTCCGGGTCCAGGTAGCTGCGGTCGGCGGCACCGGCGTAGCCGCGGTACACGCTGATGGCCTGCTGGCTGCCATCGATCACCACCGGCACCCTGCCCTGCCCCTGCATGCCGCGCACGTTGACATCGACCGCGCCGCTATTGCGGCCATCGCCCACCTGTACGCCGGGGGTGCCCTTGAACATGTCGGCGACCGAGGTGCCGCGAAAGCGCTCGATCTGCTGCTGGTCGATCACCGCGCGCGAGCCGGCCTTGACGTAGGGGCGGTCTGCCAGCGCGATATCGTCGTCGTGCAGCAGGCTGGCCGCCTGACGTTGGCCGCGTACCTGCAGCGCAGACAGGGCGACGTCGCCCTGGGCGGTGGCCACTGGCTTTAGCGTGATGGTGTTATCGCGGATCTCGGCCCGCAGGCCGCTGCCGGCGAGCAGGCGATGCAAGGCGTCCCGCACGGTGAGCTGGCCTTGCAGTGCCGGGCTATGGCGGGTGCGGGTCAGCGCCGCGTCGACCAGTAGCACCATGCCGGCTTGGCGAGCCAGCTCGTTCAAGGCGCTGCCCAGGGGCTGAGCGGCAATATCGAAGGCCTGGGGCAGTGCCGGTGGCGGGGCACTGTAGGCGGGGCTGACAAACGCCAGGCTGAGTGCCAACAAGAGTGGGCGCAGGGATGGAGCTGGTGTGCGTGGCATGGTGGGGGCTTTTTGTTTGTATCAAAAATCATTCTCAATTGTGAAAACGATACAAACGTACAAACCCTGATGTTGCGGGCAAAAAAATCATGCAGACACGTCAGCGCTGCGGCGGCTCCGCAGCGCTTTGGGCATGAATCAGCCATTGCCCATGTTGCCGGGTGACAGCCAGTGGCAACACGCGTGGCAGCGCGTGGGCAAACTGTGCCGGCTGGTAGGCGTTGAAGGTACCGGTAAGGCGCAGCTGCCCGCTGGCAGGGTTTTGCAGCTGTAGCTGGCTGGGCCCGTAGCGGTTGAACTCGGCGATGACCTCGGCCAGTGGCGTGTTATCGAATAACAGGCGCCCGCTGCGCCAGGCGGCCACGGCGGCCGGCGGAACCGGCGTGATGTGGCTTAGCCGTGTGCTGTTGCTGGCCAGCTGCTGCCCCGCCTGCAAGGTGGCTTGCTGCAACGGCTGGCGGTCGGCGTCGGCGTCGTGGCGGTTGCTGTACTGGCGCACCCTTACCTTGCCTTCGGCCACGGCCACCTGATAGTTGCGGCCAACCTGGCGCACGCTGAAACGGGTACCCAGTACGGTGACGCGGCGGCTGTCGGCCAGCACGTGAAAGGGGCGCTGTTTGTCTGGTGCTACCTGGAAAAACGCTTGTCCGGCCAGCAGGCGGGTATCGCGTTGCTGGCGGTACAGGGTAACGTCCACCCGGGTGGCGCTATCCAGGCTAAGCCGGCTGCCATCGGGCAGGGTCACGTCGCGCTGCTCGCCCTGTGCGGTGACCAGGCTGGCCTGGTACAACGGTTGCTGCTGTTGCCATTGCTGCCAGCCCAGGCCGCCAGCGATGGCACAGCACAGGCAGGCGGCTGCGGCCAGGGGCAAGCGGTTGCGCCGTGGTGGCAGGGCTTGCAGCATAGGGGGCAGCTGTTGGCGCAGGGCATCGCGCTGTGCCGCGCTGGCGCTGCCCAGCAGGCTGTCCAGCGCGTGCAGCTGTTGCCAGGCTTGCGCGTGGGCCGGGTGGGCTGCCAGCCATTGCTGTAGCGCAGCGTGCTGCTGTGGCGATAGGCCCTGCTGCTGGCGCAGTAACCATTGTGCCGCCTGGTAGTCGATGCTGTCTGGCGCGGGCGTTGCGGGGGTGAGCGGCGTTGTGTTCATGGCGTATCCTGCCCGGCCATGCCCTTCTTGCACGCCAGCATGCCGTTGATGATGTGTTTTTCTACCATATTGACCGAAATGCCCATCTGTCTGGCAATGTCGGCGGTGCTCAGGCCATCAAACTTGTACAGCACGAAGGCTTGGCGGCAGCGTGGCGGTAGCCCGGCGACGATGTCCAGCAGCCTGGCCAGCGATTGCTGGGCCGCTACGGTACGTTCCGGCTCGCAGGCTGGCGCGGCGGGCAGCTCGGTGTCGTTCAGGGCGTGTTCCGGGTGGCGTTGCTGCTGGCGGTGCTGGTCGATGAGCAGATTGCGTGCGGTGGTGTACAGCAGTGCACGCGGCTGGGCGGGGGGGGTATTGCCATGGCTGGCCAGTACGCGGGCATAGCTTTCCTGCACCACGTCTTGCGCCTTTTCCCGGCAGCCGGTACTGCGTGCAATGAAGTTCAGAAGTTCGTGGTAATAGCGCTCGAGCACTGCAACAGCCTGTCCTGTAAAGCGCGGAGTCTAGCATGGTTGCAAATGGGAATCACTATTAATTATGGCAGGGCGAGCCAGCTACGGTTACGCCCGGCGGCCTTGGCCTGGTACATGGCGGCGTCGGCACGGGCGATAAGGTTGTCGGTGGTTTCCCCCGAGGCGTTGAGTGTAGCGACGCCGATACTGGCGGTAATGCGTAGTGTCTCGCCTTGCCACTGCAGCGGCAGGCTGGCCAGGGTATGGCACAGCCGCTGGGCCAGCTGCATGGCCTCTTGCTCCTGCTCTTGCGGCAGCATGATGCAGAATTCTTCCCCGCCCCAGCGCGCCAGGCTGTCGATTTCGCGTAGTGTGCGCCGTAGCTGGCGGCTGACTTCCTTGAGTACGTAGTCGCCAGCCGGGTGGCCCAGGCGGTCGTTCAGCGCCTTGAAGTGGTCCAGGTCCAGCATCAGCAGGCTGAAGCGCTGCTGGTAGCGGGTAAAGCGTTGCTGGTTTTGCAGGCAGCGTTCCAGAAAAGCCCGCCGGTTGAGCAAGCCGGTCAGCGGGTCCAGCGTGGCCTGGCGGGCCAGCTCGGCTTCGGCGGCCTGGCGCGCCATCTCCAGCCCGCGTACGTGCAGCAGGGTGCCGATACCGTCGGACAGCGTGGTGAGGTGCTCGACGATTTCCTGGTCAAAGCCCCCTGCCCGGTTCGCCAGCACCAGCACGCCCATCACCGACAGGTGAAAGAAGCACGGGATGACCAGCAGCGACTGGATGCCCTCTAGTGCGCCACTGTCGTCGTACAGCGCGGGCTGGTTGATGACCAGAGGCTCCCCCTCGGCAATGGCCTGCCCGTAGACATGGTCGAAGCCGTACAGGCGGTAGCCACGGCTATCGTGGCTAAGCTGTGGCATCAGCCATTGCAGTGCTCTTGCTTCCAGGTGGGCAATGCTGGGGATATCAAGGTAGCAGCTGTCGCGGTCGTCTACCTGGCAGCTGGCAATAAACGCCAGCGTAGTCTGGCTCATGGCCAGCAGCGAGTGCAGGATGGTGCTGCAGGCAGCGCCCAGGTCGCGGTCCAGCAGAAAGCTGCTTTGCGCCTGGTTGATGGTGAGCAGCAGCTTGCTCTGCCGTTCGGCCAGCTGTAGCAGCATGCGCTGGCGTATCAGCTCGCACAGGGTATCGGCCAGCTGTTGCAGGCGGGCCCGCTGGCGTGGGCCAAAGCGCCGCGGGCGGTGGTCCAGCAGGCAGAGGGTGCCGATGACGTTATGCGCGTCCAGCCGTAGGGGCGCCCCGGCATAAAAACGGATGGCCAGCTCGCCAGTGACCAGCGGGTTGTCGGCAAAGCGTTCATCCAACAGGGCATTACTGACGACCAGCATGTCGCCCTGCGACACGACGTGGTTACAAAACGAGATGGCACGCGGGGTTTCGCAGACATCCACACCGACCTTGGCCTTGAACCATTGCCGTTCGCTGTCGATCAGCGAGATCAGGGCCACGGGCACGCCAAACAGCCCGGAGGCCAGCTGTACCACGCGGTCGAAAGCTTCCTCGGCGGGGGTATCCAGCAAGGCGGTACGCGCCAGCAATGCCTGCCGGGCCTGCTCGTGCGGTGGTGGGTCGGGTGTGTGCATGCGCCTCTCCTGGGCCGGGCGGTCGGGCTGATGCTGGCGCGGCCAGCTTGCAGTATGCGGGCTGAACGCGCGGTATGGCAGTGCGGCTTAGGCGCCTGCCAGGCTGGATTGTTATATCGATACTGCATGCAACATAGCAAAAAAGCCCGGCTGCGGCCAACCTTGCGGGTGGCGGCAGCCGGGCTTTTGCACGGCGATGTGGCTTATACGTGCAGCAGCACCATTTTCAGCGGCGGGTTGCCGTCAAAGGTGGGGAAGTCGTCTTCCGGCGTGATCCACTCGGCGTCACGTACGGTGCGGCCGGCTTTCTCGGCGCTGCGCTTGAGCTGGGCCAGCCAGGCGTCGCGGTCTACCTGCGCCACGTTGTTGCAGCAGATCAGCATGCCGCCTTCGGCAGTGGCCAGCAGTGCCGGCTTGAACAGCGCCGGGTAGTCGTTGATCAGGTCTACCACGCCGAACGGGCTCTTGGCGTAGCGTGGCGGGTCCAGGAACACCAGGTCGAACTGGCGGGCTTCCAGCACCGGGAACGGGGGCATTTTCTTGCCGCGTACCATTTTGGGCTGGCCAATGCCGGACAGCTGGCGCAGCGCGGCAAAGCAGTCGCTTTCCACGCAGCGCGGGCGGGTGGCCAGGCTGTTGATCTTGGCGTTGGCGCGCGCTACCTGCAGGCTGGATTCGGCAAAGTCCACGTTCATCACAAAGCTGGCACCGGCTTTGGCGGCGGCCACACCCACACCACCGGTGTAGGCGAACAGGTTCAGCACGCTCTTGCCTTCGGCCAGCTGCATCACACGGCGGCGGCCGGCGCGCAGGTCGAGGAACAGCCACGGGTCCTGGCCCTGGTGGCGGGCCTGGAAGTGGTACTTCACGCCCAGCTCGCGGATGGTGCGCGGCGCCTGGGCGGCTTCCAGCTGGTCTTCCGGCAGGCGGTTGCCGATGCGCGAGTTGGCACCGCTGCGGTCGTTGTACACCGCAGTCAGGCCCAGCGGGGCGTAGTGCGCCAGGATGGCCTGGTGCTCTTCTTCGCTCAGCGGGGTGTGGAAGGTTTGCAGCAGCAGCACGTCGCCGTAGCGGTCGATGGTCAGGCCCGGGCGGCCTTCGGCGCTGCCGTGAAACAGGCGGTAAGTATCGGTTTCTTCGCTGGCCAGGCGGGTTAGCAGCGCGGCGCGGTGCGCGTCGGCGGCTACAAGCAGTTCGGTCAGGGTGGACATGGTGTTCTCGCAGACAAAAGAAGGCGGCCGGCAGCACAGGGCTCCGGCCGAATGGGCTAATTGTACGCGCTTGCCCGCAGCGGGCTGGTTTTTTTACGCCAGCTTGTAAGAAAACGCCGCCGTTTACGGCTAATTTCTATAGAAGCAAAGGGGGAAACATGGAGCAGGCGCAGGCATTACTCAAGTCTTTATACGTGATGGCCATGATGGTGGAGGCGCGTGATGCCTATACCGGCGGCCATTTGTGGCGGGTGTCGCAATTTGCCCGCCTGGTGGCCGAGCGCATGTCGCTGCCGCCGGACGAAGTAGCGCGCGTGGCGCTGGGCGGCTTTTTGCACGACCTGGGCAAGGTGGGCATTCCGGACGCGGTATTGAACAAGCGCGACCGGCTGACCGACGAAGAGTACGCCGTGATCAAGACCCACCCGCAGGTGGGTGCCGACCTGCTGGCCGGTCACCCGCTGGCGGCGCTGGCCATGGACGCGGTGTGGCTGCACCACGAAACGCCGGATGGCCGTGGCTACCCGCGCGGCCTGGCCGGGGCGGCTATCCCGCTGGTGGCGCGCATTGTCGGGGTGGTGGACGCGCTGGACGCCATGACCAGCTCGCGCCCCTACCGCGCCGGCATGCCGCTGGCCAAGGCGCTGCAGATCATCGAAGACAACCTGGGCGGGCAGTTTGACGCCGAGGTTGGCCGCATCGTGCTGGCACTGGGGCAGGAAGGCGCGCTGGATGCCGTCATCGGTCACAGCGCGCCGGGGCGGCCGTTGCAGCAGTGCGTGGCTTGCGGGCCTACGCTGGTGATGCATAGCGAGGTACAGGACGGCGACACCGTACATTGCCCGTCGTGTGCGATGGGCTACCACGTGCGCCACCAGGCGGGGCGCTGGCAGGTGGCGGCCACCGGTGCGGCCAACCCGGTGGCGGCGCGCCAGCCGCGGGCGGATACGCAGCTGATCGATAGCCTGGTGCAGCCGGCTTACCGCCTGCTGCCCAGGCCCAAACGCTGGCTGGGCTGGTTCGGCCCGTCGGCCTGAGCCGGCAGGCTTACAGCGGCAGCTGGCGGCGTAGCTCGTCAGCCCAGTTGCGGCTGGCAAAGTCGGCGCCCATCACCAGCGAGCGGTAGAAGTCGCCGCCAAAGCGGGAATCCACCTCGATCAGTACGTGGGTTTCGTTGCCCCACGGCAGGAAGGTGAGCTCGATTTCCTGGATGCGGAAGTTGCCGCCACGCGGTTTGAGCTCCATTTCCTGATAGCAGCCCAGGGTGCTGGCCACATTGCCGATACGCGCGGTGCCCACTTCCACGTCGGTGCTGTACAGGCCCCAGCCCAGCTGCTCGAATGCGGCCAACAGCGCGGCTACCTGCGCGGTGGGGTGCACTTCCAGCAGGTCGCGGTCGCTGGCGTCCACGGCCGAGGCAATGGCCAGGTCGGTGTGGATCCACACCGCCAGCGGGCGGCCGTAGTGTGCCAGCGCGTTGATGGGGGTTTCGGCCGGCAGCTGCAGCTGGAAAGGGAACTGGCGGGTTTCACCGGCTTTTACCGTAAAGCGCTGGCTCACCAGAATGCTGCCCAGCGGCAGCGCGCCGCGTACTTCGTGGTCGCCTGACTCCTGCTCTGCTTCCACCATCAAGACCAGCTCGATCTTTTCGATGTCCTGGTCGGCATTGCCGCCCTGTACCACCACGCGGCCGGTAAGCATGTCACCAGGGCGCAGGCGCGGGTTGTCCAGCTGGGTATCGACTTTGGCGCCACCGACGCCGATAGAGGCAAGCAGTTTCTTGAACATGATGTTTCCGTAGGTAAGTGCGGTAAGTGCGGGTGCCGTCTGCGGGCCCCAGCTGGCACAGACTCCGGGTAATGATGCGGGTTCCTGTACCTGCTGCGGTGTGGGCCGGCAAAGCAAAAAAAAACCGCAGCGCCAGGCTGCGGTGTGGGTGAGCGGTGCCGGTTTACTTTTTAACCGGTGCTGCTTCCGGTGCCACGGCAGCGTTCAGCTGTGCCGACAGTTCGGTGAATACCTGGCTGGCGGCGGCCTTCATCTTGCTGGCCTTGGCCGATGGTTTGGCGGTTTTCGCTGGGGTCGCGGCAGCTGGTGCTTCGGGGGCGGCGGCTTTGTCAGCCACTTTGGCCGATGGTTTGGCGGCTTTTACCGTGCGGCCAGCCAGTGCCGGGCGAACATAGACGACGTAGCGTTCGATCTCGGCCAGCAGCTTGCCCGGTACGTTCATGCGGCGGGACAGGTCCTGTGCACGCGCCAGCTGGGCGCGGCCCATGTCCTGTTCCAGCTGCGACAGGTTGTTGGCTGCCAGCGTGTCGCCCTGGGCGCGTGCCAGGTTATGCAACGCGTAGGACACGGTAGCGTCTTTCGGTACGCCCTGGCCGTAGTAGTACATCACGCCCAGGTTGTTCAGGCCGCCTACGTTGTACTGTGCGGCTGCCTTGCGGTACCAGGCCACAGCTTCGTCGTTGCTCTGTTTCACGCCCTGGCCGTTTTCGTACAGGCCACCCAGGCTGAACTGCGCATCGGCGTTACCGCTCTTGGCCGCTTTGCGGTACCAGTTGGCCGCTTGCTCGTAGTTCTGCTCGGTACCCTGGCCGTTGTAATACTGGGCGGCCAGCGCTACCTGTGCGGCGACGTTGTCCTGCGCGGCGGCTTGCTGGTTCAGGGC is a window encoding:
- a CDS encoding Lar family restriction alleviation protein, translating into MSDTTSLKPCNKCGAPAEVVKAGSRRFWVQCTRYAGQGTCSAIGPQADNKKDAIAGWNKTR
- a CDS encoding TonB family protein, with the protein product MRVSQTLPARWAWHAAGCLMLLLAGIGAMLPLMPTTVFLLLALTCFGRSSPRWAARLLAHPRLGPPLRQWQQHRVVPPYAKALACAGMALGFVALTASQPPGWLLWLAALLQLMVAGWLLRQPGYPGHTPGAWPLRAGQGAALCTLALHAMLIGLLLHHAAPPPQQLALAQPGLMTLTSLPTPVATRSASRVTTASQASTPRRRASTAATPLLHTHNPAATPIALAPRHAATTSDTSPPAPEAPAAKPAAAATNSVAAAPPSPSLPAGQASGGNSRSWEAQVMARLERYRQYPAGARAQGTEGVAYLLLKVGRDGRVLAVQLSQSSGHASLDAAALATVQRASPLPRIPPERPDELSLTLPVEFFLD
- a CDS encoding FecR domain-containing protein, with translation MNTTPLTPATPAPDSIDYQAAQWLLRQQQGLSPQQHAALQQWLAAHPAHAQAWQQLHALDSLLGSASAAQRDALRQQLPPMLQALPPRRNRLPLAAAACLCCAIAGGLGWQQWQQQQPLYQASLVTAQGEQRDVTLPDGSRLSLDSATRVDVTLYRQQRDTRLLAGQAFFQVAPDKQRPFHVLADSRRVTVLGTRFSVRQVGRNYQVAVAEGKVRVRQYSNRHDADADRQPLQQATLQAGQQLASNSTRLSHITPVPPAAVAAWRSGRLLFDNTPLAEVIAEFNRYGPSQLQLQNPASGQLRLTGTFNAYQPAQFAHALPRVLPLAVTRQHGQWLIHAQSAAEPPQR
- a CDS encoding sigma-70 family RNA polymerase sigma factor, with protein sequence MLERYYHELLNFIARSTGCREKAQDVVQESYARVLASHGNTPPAQPRALLYTTARNLLIDQHRQQQRHPEHALNDTELPAAPACEPERTVAAQQSLARLLDIVAGLPPRCRQAFVLYKFDGLSTADIARQMGISVNMVEKHIINGMLACKKGMAGQDTP
- a CDS encoding TonB-dependent receptor, with product MPRTPAPSLRPLLLALSLAFVSPAYSAPPPALPQAFDIAAQPLGSALNELARQAGMVLLVDAALTRTRHSPALQGQLTVRDALHRLLAGSGLRAEIRDNTITLKPVATAQGDVALSALQVRGQRQAASLLHDDDIALADRPYVKAGSRAVIDQQQIERFRGTSVADMFKGTPGVQVGDGRNSGAVDVNVRGMQGQGRVPVVIDGSQQAISVYRGYAGAADRSYLDPDLISSVTIEKGPSLSAQGAGAVGGLVQMDTLKAADVLLPGERVGVRLRGSLQSNTATPQASIKTPPRQHAPGLDGRAGAGSVALATRQDSYELVAAYAHREQGNYFAGKHGYNKLRVYNNWMNFGGTNPEVEAGVTTVYRPGEEVTNTANRSDSLLLKGTLRPDDDSALELAWRRYDSHYGEIMPSQILRNDSGYIMQWPGSHVLLDSYSARYQWAPAAQPLIRLKANVWHTDMQSDAMNGDVFRNPQQGKPQPSWNENDPAWLDARYRVKTAATRSGADISNSSLLRTAAGAFKLDYGVSLQRERTGPGKGMLVDLDDINHNRTIRSGQRDEHSAFFKLDWAANDWLSLELGGRYSRFASQDHNVQATAHHTEQRYRTIDVYQGEGDAEERIGYLKWLPDANGEYSAATDPRLQAGTQLHQWTDTPASFDPAQASRLEVDEDNEYSDILSTRYEYAPPFRRQDSGFAPMAGVTLQLGGGVSAYARYSEGLRMPSLMESTLGSSAPYLNPLAPERSKNREVGISLLRDDWLKPGDKLRARLAYFDNRSDGYLTRRPFKGLPGMQNFTIANMDRYQIKGLELQTGYDNGGFFGELSATYHRQVEICDRQTADYFRAKHYDVYDEDSGTFHTVYPYATLGNCSPTGFSTAYVRNHVPPRLSANLTLGGRWLNDTLSAGTRVLYTSGPTAEQASSGRDWESYNGTANQVLTRPFTLVDLFASYQLARNTKLELAVDNVTNRFYLDPLTLSLMPGPGRTYRAAISARF
- a CDS encoding biliverdin-producing heme oxygenase, translated to MTITEQTLSRTQRLKAATHATHDALDQRIMTYRPFASHSHYRQFLQAQYLFLRDADALYDNPGLAALFADLASRRRHALIATDLDDLGCPLPGRSATAPIDKQLDVATAMGWLYVVEGSKLGAAILLKMAQALGLSDEKGARHLGGHPDGRARHWRDFTQTLDALALDASAEARVTAGAKAAFTLMNQHLDQVYGCA